One window of Anas acuta chromosome 23, bAnaAcu1.1, whole genome shotgun sequence genomic DNA carries:
- the LOC137843762 gene encoding 5-hydroxytryptamine receptor 3A-like produces the protein MVLVALTALLSLLPLVSMLQDTGTPKASGVPDPDTPALLRLSDSLLAHYKKSTRPVRDWRTTTTVAIDVMVYAILSVDEKNQVLTTYIWYRQHWTDEFLQWDPACFDNITQISLPAESIWVPDILINEFVDVGKSPDVPYVYVRHHGEVQNLKPIQVVTACSLDIYNFPFDVQNCSLTFTSWLHNIRDINLSLWRTPELVKFDRSIFMNQGEWELLYVLSHFQEFSVKSSDSYAEMKFYVVIRRRPLFYTVSLLLPSIFLMVMDIVGFYLPPNSGERVSFKITLLLGYSVFLIIVSDTLPATAVGTPLIGIYFVVCMALLVISLTETILIVRLIHNQDLQPHVPSWVKHLLLERAAVLLCIRDRKKLSQSRAQSSDISRHVENNDSTAKLNHYGCEDPREREGAGGTRPAPAFGSVAEGSPLMPSILHEISTIRQFLEKRDEFRDVAREWLQVGYVLDVLLFRAYLLAVLAYTITLGALWSVWQYA, from the exons gtACCCCGAAGGCGAGCGGGGTGCCAGACCCCGACACGCCAGCCCTGCTCCGCCTGTCCGACTCGCTGCTGGCACACTACAAGAAGAGCACCCGGCCCGTGCGGGACTGGCGCACCACCACCACCGTGGCCATCGATGTGATGGTGTACGCCATCCTCAGCGTG GATGAGAAAAACCAGGTGCTGACCACCTACATCTGGTACAGGCAG CACTGGACAGATGAGTTCCTCCAGTGGGACCCGGCGTGCTTTGACAACATCACGCAGATATCGCTCCCCGCCGAGAGCATCTGGGTGCCCGACATCCTCATCAACGAGTT CGTGGACGTTGGCAAGTCCCCTGATGTCCCCTACGTCTATGTCCGCCACCACGGGGAGGTGCAGAACCTGAAGCCCATCCAGGTGGTGACCGCCTGCAGCCTGGATATCTACAATTTCCCCTTCGACGTCCAGAACTGTTCTCTCACCTTCACCAGCTGGCTGCACAACA TCCGAGACATCAACCTCTCGCTCTGGCGGACCCCGGAGCTGGTGAAATTCGACCGGAGCATCTTCATGAACCAGGGCGAGTGGGAGCTGCTCTACGtgctcagccacttccaggagtTCAGCGTCAAGAGCAGCGACAGCTACGCCGAGATGAAGTTCTAC GTAGTTATCAGGAGACGTCCCCTCTTCTATACTGtcagcctgctgctccccagcatcTTCCTGATGGTGATGGACATCGTGGGCTTCTACCTGCCTCCCAACAGTGGCGAGAGGGTCTCTTTCAAGATCACACTCCTCCTGGGCTACTCAGTTTTCCTAATCATTGTATCTGACACGCTTCCTGCTACGGCTGTTGGCACCCCGCTGATAG GCATCTATTTTGTGGTGTGCATGGCACTGCTTGTCATCAGCCTCACGGAGACCATCCTCATCGTGCGCCTGATCCACAATCAAGACCTGCAGCCCCACGTTCCCAGCTGGGTGAAGCACTTGCTGCTGGAGCGTGCCGCTGTCCTGCTCTGCATCCGGGACAGGAAGAAACTCAGCCAAAGCAGGGCGCAGAGCTCAGACATCTCCAGGCATGTGGAGAACAACGACAGCACAG CCAAGCTGAACCACTACGGCTGCGAGGACCCCCGGGAGCGtgagggggcagggggcacgaGGCCCGCTCCTGCCTTTGGCTCTGTGGCAGAGGGCTCTCCGCTCATGCCCAGCATCCTGCACGAGATCTCCACCATCCGCCAGTTCCTCGAGAAGCGGGATGAATTTCGCGACGTCGCCCGCGAGTGGCTGCAGGTGGGCTACGTGCTGGATGTCCTGCTCTTCCGAGCATACCTGCTGGCCGTCCTGGCCTACACCATCACGCTGGGTGCTCTCTGGTCGGTGTGGCAGTACGCCTGA